A genome region from Rattus norvegicus strain BN/NHsdMcwi chromosome 17, GRCr8, whole genome shotgun sequence includes the following:
- the Prl7d1 gene encoding prolactin-7D1 precursor — protein MPPSLIQSCSSGALLMLLMANLFLWEKVSSAPINASETTLNDLKDLFDNATVISGKMAELGFAMRKEFFSNSFSSDIFTNIILDLHKSKENIIKAFNSCHTVPINFPETTEDIRMTSFEEFLKMILQTLLAWKDPLQHLVTELSALPGCPYSILSKAKAIEAKNKDLLEYIKRIISMVNPAIKENEDYPIWSDLDSLQAADKEIQFFALYMFSFCLRSDLESLDFLVNFLKCLLLYNDNVCYSGF, from the exons ATGCCCCCTTCTTTGATTCAATcttgctcct CAGGGGCTCTCCTGATGCTGTTAATGGCAAATCTCTTCCTGTGGGAGAAGGTATCCTCTGCACCCATAAATGCCAGCGAGACTACCCTCAATGACTTGAAGGACTTGTTTGATAATGCAACTGTAAtttctggaaagatggctgagcTTGGTTTTGCCATGCGCAAAGAATTT TTCAGCAATTCATTCTCTTCAGACATATTCACTAATATT ATATTAGATCTGCACAAGAGTAAGGAGAATATAATCAAGGCTTtcaacagctgccatactgtTCCTATCAATTTTCCTGAAACTACTGAGGATATCCGAATGACCTCG TTTGAAGAGTTTTTGAAAATGATTCTTCAGACACTGCTGGCCTGGAAAGACCCTCTGCAACATCTAGTGACAGAACTCAGTGCTTTGCCAGGATGCCCTTATAGTATCCTATCAAAGGCCAAAGCCATTGAGGCTAAAAACAAAGACCTTCTAGAGTACATCAAAAGAATAATATCCATG GTTAATCCtgcaatcaaagaaaatgaagattacCCAATCTGGTCAGATTTGGACTCTCTGCAGGCAGCTGATAAAGAAATTCAATTTTTTGCTCTTTATATGTTTTCCTTCTGCTTACGTTCTGACCTAGAATCACTAGATTTTCTAGTCAATTTCCTAAAATGTCTGCTTCTTTATAATGATAATGTCTGCTACTCAGGATTTTGA
- the Prl7d1 gene encoding prolactin-7D1 isoform X1 translates to MLLMANLFLWEKVSSAPINASETTLNDLKDLFDNATVISGKMAELGFAMRKEFFSNSFSSDIFTNIILDLHKSKENIIKAFNSCHTVPINFPETTEDIRMTSFEEFLKMILQTLLAWKDPLQHLVTELSALPGCPYSILSKAKAIEAKNKDLLEYIKRIISMVNPAIKENEDYPIWSDLDSLQAADKEIQFFALYMFSFCLRSDLESLDFLVNFLKCLLLYNDNVCYSGF, encoded by the exons ATGCTGTTAATGGCAAATCTCTTCCTGTGGGAGAAGGTATCCTCTGCACCCATAAATGCCAGCGAGACTACCCTCAATGACTTGAAGGACTTGTTTGATAATGCAACTGTAAtttctggaaagatggctgagcTTGGTTTTGCCATGCGCAAAGAATTT TTCAGCAATTCATTCTCTTCAGACATATTCACTAATATT ATATTAGATCTGCACAAGAGTAAGGAGAATATAATCAAGGCTTtcaacagctgccatactgtTCCTATCAATTTTCCTGAAACTACTGAGGATATCCGAATGACCTCG TTTGAAGAGTTTTTGAAAATGATTCTTCAGACACTGCTGGCCTGGAAAGACCCTCTGCAACATCTAGTGACAGAACTCAGTGCTTTGCCAGGATGCCCTTATAGTATCCTATCAAAGGCCAAAGCCATTGAGGCTAAAAACAAAGACCTTCTAGAGTACATCAAAAGAATAATATCCATG GTTAATCCtgcaatcaaagaaaatgaagattacCCAATCTGGTCAGATTTGGACTCTCTGCAGGCAGCTGATAAAGAAATTCAATTTTTTGCTCTTTATATGTTTTCCTTCTGCTTACGTTCTGACCTAGAATCACTAGATTTTCTAGTCAATTTCCTAAAATGTCTGCTTCTTTATAATGATAATGTCTGCTACTCAGGATTTTGA